Proteins encoded together in one Microplitis mediator isolate UGA2020A chromosome 7, iyMicMedi2.1, whole genome shotgun sequence window:
- the LOC130670967 gene encoding E3 ubiquitin-protein ligase Hakai codes for MDEDSGKRMRGRARGRARGRARGRIRGRTKKAVKIIESDEEDTPQVPEQIQKEPEEIETEQSNFEGLQDQQQSQATPTEHQFDLEADISQLEAPTFTTINRGPPEPMLRLRWDHRVNLIGEKVLNPMIHCCDKCLKPILIYGRMIPCKHVFCLFCGKREDKMCPRCMEKVSRVEQTGLGTVFMCTHGGTRYGNAGCRRTYLSQRDLQVI; via the exons ATGGATGAAGACAGTGGTAAAAGAATGAGAGGTAGAGCACGTGGTAGAGCTCGTGGGCGGGCTCGAGGGCGAATACGAGGTCGTACAAAAAAAGCTGTTAAG ATAATAGAAAGCGATGAAGAAGATACTCCTCAAGTACCGGAACAAATTCAAAAAGAACCCGAAGAAATAGAAACCGAACAGTCTAATTTTGAAGGTCTTCAAGATCAACAGCAATCACAAGCAACTCCAACAGAACATCAGTTCGATTTGGAGGCAGATATATCACAGTTGGAAGCGCCAACTTTCACTACAATCAATCGAGGTCCTCCAGAGCCTATGCTGCGCTTGCGATGGGATCATCGTGTTAATCTAATTGGAGAAAAAGTTCTTAATCCGATGATTCATTGCTGCGACAAATGTCTTAAACCAATTCTTATTTATGGGCGTATG ATACCATGCAAACACGTATTCTGTTTATTTTGTGGCAAACGAGAAGATAAAATGTGTCCTCGATGCATGGAAAAAGTCTCTCGAGTTGAACAAACAGGACTCGGTACAGTATTTATGTGCACTCATGGAGGTACTAGATATGGTAACGCTGGTTGTCGTAGAACTTATCTTAGTCAACGTGATTTACAAgtaatataa